The Erigeron canadensis isolate Cc75 chromosome 1, C_canadensis_v1, whole genome shotgun sequence genome segment TATTAGGATGGATCTAACAACGACATTCCAAGCGACACATTTGAAGTTCAAGGTTACCCGACGCTATACTTCAAATCTTCAAGTGGTAAAGTGGTTCCATACGAAGGTAACAGGACAAAGGAGGATATAATCGAGTTCATTCAAAAGAACCGAGAGGATGAGGCCTCTCCAAAAACCACAacgacaaccaccaccactgaATCAGGCAAAGATGAGCTATGAAGAGTTTTTCTCCTAGAGTTGTCTTTTAATATTCGTAGGTCAGTTGCATGTACTCTTTATGTTATGAGACCAAGTTAAGTTGTGGATTTATCGTTCCATCACTAGTACCAACAACACTCATCACCACCCCCACCGCCACCACATTGTCGCTACCATCATTACCGTGGACTTTTTGTAGTGCATGATATGAATAAAGTCTTGTGACTAGAAtgaagataaataaaataaaatcgaaGTAACTTTTGTCAAGCTGCAGTACGTTAAGTGAATAGTGGGTGATGGACATTAAAACCATTTTACAACCAAGAATATGATGGGGGTTTTTTGTAGCACACATTCTGTATAGTTGTATATGAAACCAATGGGGAGGTTTAAAAGATACAGCTACTGTCAGAAAgttcatataaataaatattttattgggTCTAATAATCCGTTGCAAGTTACTAAAGTAATGAAAAAGGAGGACTTTTGTTCCAACCTGAAGTTGTGATGCCATCTTATCTAGTGCTGAATGGAACGACTTTTGACATTTAATACAACAATAATAGATAAACAAAAGCATTGTTATGCAAACAATAGCAACAACCACattttaaaaccaaattttagTAACATGAATAACTAGGACTTGTACCTAAGTTCACGTACTAGCAACTGATTTGAGCATATGGGTGCCATTAAGTTGCATCACGCATTTAGGTCTCGGGACTTCTCAAAGCGAATAAAATATATTCTAATACCCATCACCTATGAAGAATTTAATATACAATCTCCCAACTTGATACTAATTTTATTGCCATGCCTATAGATTTGTTGAGTGCGACGTGGGTTATATTAATTGACGATGATGATACCCCGCAATCTTGTGCACCATAGGTGTAGATGAGCGAAGCTTGGCCTGTGAGTAGCTTAGAGGCCTGAGCTTGACTTATTTCGAAGAAAAAGTAAATTTTGTCACCTATCACAATTCCTTACTTTTTGTCCATCATTGCAAGCTTTGTGATAAGCTTCCATAAGAGGTTTGTATACTAATCTCCAATCCATACTTGATTCGCCACTTCCAGCTCATATACAAGACTTATTTGATCTTCTTGTTTCTCATTTCCGAGTTACAAACAATATCATAAACCTTGATTTGCAACTATTTGTTATTAGCATCTCAAACGTGTTGAAATTTATTGATGAATTGGCAAAAGAAATTGGCAAGATACAAGAAGCTAGGCATCCTGGTTTTGCCTTGACATCTCATATCACAGTTTGTAACTAAGCAAGTAACACAAACATCTACTCAAGAATAATGGAAGTGAGAAAAGTTAAGATGTTCAGCATATTTGTTCCCTTCATTAACATGTCGAAATTCAGGCACTCAATAGTGGTCAcccatcaaaaatatatatacaatccaAAAGACAAGAAACGATGCTCAAGTCAAATGTACATACTAATTCAGCTCTTATGATGTGTTTTATACAGTAGCGAAATGAAAATAAGAGAAGAGAAGTGAGGTCATTAAATGGATTTTAATCAAAAAGATTTCGTTTTAAACATGGGTTATACACTATTAAGTTAACTAGATTAGTTAGCCTACCTGAAAGGAATGGGCAAATATTCAATGACTTTATATTTGGTCGATAGATGACATCCATCTACTTTTAATATTCTCCAAAGTTGCATATCTCTCCATCGAACTCCATAGTTTCAAACATACCTTTTTATTAGTAGAATCAAAATGATCTTGACCTAACAGTTTACGAGATGGTCAACAAATAAGTTGTTGTCATTGCAATTCTGTCATTCTGATTAAGATCAAGAACAAGGGTGTGTTTTGAATGTGGGTATAAGAATCAAGAATGGAATGACAACAATTGAACTGATTAGGAATGCTTAGGCATAtgaattttagatttttttttttctaaagtttGAATGTGCTACTTATATATTACATACAAATAGATTTGCTGGGTAACGAATTTTCCTGTCATTAGTACTAATTGGCCCTTAATATTTGTGACATCCATTACATAAGCAACTTATCCAACTTAATGAAGAAACTGAACTTAAAGAAGTATACCCTAAGAAATAATACCAGCTGGgatagtgatgatgaattcTGAAGTCATGTGAATACGTGCACACCGCTATCCATGTTACTAGTCGTGCTAACATTTTCTGTTGCATTTGCGTCCCTTTTCTTCCCCCACTCATGTAGCCGTAGATGCAGCTCAGCAGCCGCGATCAAAAAATACACTGCTTGTATCGGTTTTAGTATGTCAATTACAGCCTTTAACGTCTCTAGTCTTAGATCATCCGCCATATGTAACAATTCTTCCATATCATCCTCTTTTGAGTCCAACGTCCCTTGCACTTTCTCCTCAGTTTCATTTTGTTCGTCATGGTTCCTGTTTTCACTCCTACTCATTTCAGATACCACGTTTGAAAGCTCAACCATTGATTTGTCAGCTGCTGACTCCTGTAGTTTCGCATACTTTTCACTTAATTTTCGTtcattatgtattgtttttcgTTGTAACTCGTCGATTTGCTTCATTTGACTTGCATCCAAATCACCTAGATCTCCGGTTGTTAGTCCACGGACGAGATCTCCAAGTTTAGCTTCTAGTTGAATACCTTATTAGATAAGAGATGTACATAGAAGTTTAGTTAAAATGGACTATATAGAACTGTCACGCCTTATATTGAATAGATGGAAAACAATGTTTTGTAAGATACAATCTAACATACTCTACAAATGTTTCAATAGGAGAATATCTATGTTGTCTAAGAAAATTGTCCAAAGATTGTTGGACCTGATTACCTAAATTTTAGATGTGCAAAGTACCTATCTCATTTAGTCAAACTTTTCATCGTTACCCGAAAACCACCCAATCTAAATGAAATCTTCTTTTAGAAATTCGGAGATTtacggataaaaaaaaaaatgaaactgcTAAATGAAGCCCTCAAGAATTCttttaatgtgcataaaaagattgtatatttcaatatcaaaagttcacctttgaattttatagtaagtgtacaactatttaatgcatcttAATGAAAATCGTTAgtatttcttttaacaaaacctaaaaaaatGGAGAAATGTATTGAAAATTATTACTCTAGATTTTGTTGAAAGAAGTCATTAGATGGATAAAACTAAGAGTGTCCACTCCTTGAAAACACTAATTTCTCATTTAACTTTCTCTAAATCATATTGCCTCATTAATCTTTGTACTCAAACATTATTAACTTTAGTtagtctaattttttttaacaacagtgGTGATTGACTTAGTGACAttgcctcttcatcgtccggtagagattgACCACGTCACAAGCATAGTCAATCCGAAGGCATGACTGCGGTGGAAGTCTCACGACTGTTCTGGAGGAAACCAGCTAAATGCtagaaaaaaaatcatgtcCTACCTCATTGGCAAGGACTTCCCGATATGtatttcaaaggttttgaactCATGACTaacatttggctgaaagacaCAGAGGACATTAAATCCCAAGGACTAGTCTAAGCTTCATTAATAGATTCATATTGAACAAAATTAAGTGTACGTTGTATGAAAAATAGAAAAGCATAAATTTTTTGAAGTTGTTTTAAGATTTGTAGAGTAGATGGTTGGAATGACTAATAATGGGCTAATGgctacaccaccaccaccacaacaatTGTACTCAATACTAGCACAAGCAAAGCAAGCAAAGTATGAGAAAATGAGTTGCAAACAGTATTACCTCTATCAGATGAAAAAAACGAGTACAAATTTATCAAAACTAATTCATATTTAAAATGAAATTGGCCAGatggagagagaaaaagagacgATCGAATGGGCTAGAAGTACCTGATTTGGAGTATAATAGATGAATGGCTAAGGTTGGCCTCCACCCTCCAATCCAAAGAAAGGCATCCTCAAGTTTGCTCCTCCAAGTGGGTTTAAACATGGAAAGAGCGTCTCTTTTCTCCCAATTCGATTTGGCTTGATAGTAATGTTCGTAATGTCGTATAACTCTTTCTATCAAAGGAACCAAGACAGCCTCGTCGTCGTCGTTGTGGTTGTAATTAGATGCCGAAACAAGTTCCTCGAGATACGAATTCTGTTCGGAGATCCAACATTCGAAGAATTTGTGGAATGTTTCACGGTTGGGAGTATCTGTATGCATTGCTTGAGCCATAAAAGCAGCGCTATTAGGCTGAATTGACATAATGATGGGtgaatgattattattattatttgtagcAAGAGAAATGATGCAAGTTGATAAAAGTACACTTTGAGGATTGAATTTAAGATGGTGATGACGATGGGATGTATtttgtatatgcatattgacaTGAGTAGAGGCCGGGTGCACAAGTTGAATCCTTAACTAACCaccaaatacaaaaacattattTGGTTAGAGGGGAGTAcgtgtttgtttttttgcaTGCACCTCAAACAAATGCAAAACCATGGGCGAATGCTCAATACTACTTACTTATTATccctttaaaataaatataaaatgctAAATGGGTGAAATTACAATTTTGGTATTCGGAACAAATATCATATCAATGTCCGATGAAACATCATCAGCATAGAACACAAGATACTAACTGCATTTTGTAACTGTGACCCTACAATTTTCATATTGTGGACCCATATAATCACTTGGTGACGATACTAACTGATTTATGATTAATTGGTTATCCCTctgtatattaaaagataaggTTTATGTGATaatcattcacatatgaacatatgtAATACTTCTTCTGTCCCATTATAAGTGTTTattgggaagtgatattagtaccacaaaaattgattaatttaccacaacTTTGCATTAACTGAATGTACAGTGTGCTGTAATACTTGTATTGTGTGGTAAATGAATCAATTTcggtggtacgaatatcatttctcttttttttttttaattttcaaagtctttttttttcaactttgatcTTAAATACATATTCTTTTTACAGTATATAATTCTTAATGAAAGTGATACAAATAAAAACGCATCTAAGTTCTGattcatataaatttcatcaagtattatataacataaacaatactccatccgtcccacTAAAAGTGTccagttttgaattttcaaagtcttttttgtgcaactttgaccttaaatatatttgtttgtgttatatgatatttgatgaaagttataagaATTTATTCGGTTTTAGACGTGCTtccattgatataacttttatcgaATATCATGTAACATAATAAGAAATTTTTATGGTCAAATTTATAAAACGAAGACCTTGAAAATTCAAAGTATGACACATATGATGAGACAGAGGGAgtaatatttaaggtcaaatttttagaaaaaaaacttggaaaattcaaaacataacatttataGTGAGACGAATAGAGTATTAAGTATAACTTAATCGATCTGTTCATGTATAAACAAAGTTATTCATATATACTATTTATTTATGAACATATCAAGTTAtcaaattataacttataagttctaatgattttttttaattcaaatgatttttacATTAACTGTCAAATAGCTTCATCTAGATCATTTAATTTCAAACCATGTTGACTATGATAACGTGACTATCATTTAGCTAACATGAACTCAACTAATTGAGGTGACATTGTTGCATTGCTTATGTGGCCTTTATTTTACGCTTTATGATCCATACACCACCATTTATTAGTAGTACACCACCTAATATGTTTTAAGGTGTTGTACAGTATAATAATATGAACCATGTATGGTGGTGTATGACAAAAAATTATGTTCTCTTAGTTAAATGAGTATGTGTCTGTTAAAATGATAGTTACGCTATCATGGTTAACAATGACCTAGATGACGCAACTTGATAACTTTAAATCCTAGTATATTTATACTTTTCTCTTGGCATCAATTACGTACACTAATCGTCACCaggcgccaccaccaccatcatttgCGTCAACATCATATCGCTATTGCTATCACCGTTGCTGTCGCATTGCACGAAGTAGTAGTTCTCTTATACTAATTGATACTTCCTTTGGCTTTTGTCACTACCCATTTTGAAATAGATTATTGTCAAAAAGatagataattaattaaactaatttatattttgtcgCTTGCTAAAGAGTATCTAAtccatttttctcaaaaaaaagtaatttatttCCCTTTAAATTAATCATACGTGTTTGTACATatggggtgagttattttgataactcacaaataaaatagaacgcgagaacaattctGGGCTACATATTCCCCcaacttttctctctcttcaattaaataagaaaattcatccaaatcattcaaaatgttttatcttacaaaccgtaaatcgttagatgaaaaaaTAAGTATGAgtaatcttaaaatttcgtcctctttcatcagagatgcaattcgatatatttagacgactttttaatttttattttttttatagttacacataacctacacatgtgtaagttgaaagAAAATTGTGATTCTGAGGATATTCATAAATAGTGGCTGGtatgggtgataggtcattgaaggtgataggtcatagtgtggtagttcatagagggtgataggtcaaagggggtgatcggtgatgggtgatctacctaacgggctctgcccttagccgctatgacTCCgtcatggactgacgggctccgcccttggccaccatggctctgccatggattgacgggctccgtttttaaccttcattgttgtgtacatatggttatttactaatttaaaaatgaaaacaaagatCCCCaacatgtgtaggtacacaagtacaaagagaaaaaaaacaaaagttacaaagtatatcgaattgcatctctaatgaaagaggacaaaattttaagactacccatatttttttttcatctaacaatTTACGGTTTGtaagataaagcattttgaatagCTTGGATGAATTATTctcacgttttttttttatttgtgagtttttAAATAACCATTTCTTTTATACGTATATAgacatttattaattaagtgACAACTGAATTCCTCTATGAGGTTCAATTGTAAATGATATAACTCTACTCTCTACATGAGATGTTAtgtgattttttattattatttttttttgtaaagtgagtttcgattcagacatgttggagacaattttaaccataGATTTTCTGGACCTTCAACCCCTCATGAAAAATTTCTTTGAGATGAGAAtcccaagactcgaacctgaGATGTTGGTTAAACTCACTCTGGGatccacatagtggatttagaaaatACCCTTTTAAGCCGGTGGTTAGATGTTATGTGATTTgattgatataataatgtggATAAAATTTGATAGATTATGTgttgattaataaaaaagtgTTAAATTGTGTGTACAGTAAAAGATGGAAATAAATTGTAAGTGTATACTGTGTATTATTGTGATGAAAGTACGAAGTAAACAATGTGAAAGGATGCGGGTTATGTGTTCAGCCTTTCTCAGTTTCTTTGATTGATTTTTGGAAGTATTAGTTTTGGCCGTTATGCACActgaattaattaatattttacttttttttttactaaaaccCCCCATTCACTTTCGAACTCTGACTTTATTTTCGTACAAGATATATTGCTGGATATATGGTTTTTACAAATGActacatattttaatattaatatatatttatattttatacacaTAACACAGCACTTCACTTTTTAGATGACGACAAAAGTTTATATGAATTTACACTGatgaaaacaaaatacaaaaaatgaaTTTGACAAGAATGATTTTTTGTGATACTCATATTCTagcaaataaaaacatataaatcaacaattatatatatatatatatatatatatatatatatatatatatatcgaagtAGATAAATCACTCATAAAACAATAATCTAAAATTATTCATGAAACAATAATATACTTAATATGCAAAGATTTGTAGAAACTAAACAAATCTAacattacaaacataatatgacGAGAATCATTAAACAATTATTGGAAGCTTCATTAGTTTGTTACTTACAAGTGTTGGAGTAAAATTCTTTAATCAGTGATGCCGCCGACGTTAACAATGTGAATATCAAAAAGGTTTATGAAGATTGAAGGGGttaaaatatttactttttgGACTAAACAATATATCCATAcgaaattaaaatcaaaaaagtgAGAGGGAGTTTAGTGAAAATGAAACTAAGGGCTTTTAAGTCATTTAATAATTTATGTAGTGTGCATAGTAATTCTTTTCTTTGAGCAAATTAGCTCCCGAAACTTATCAACCGTCATCAGAAAATTTTACCGTGTGTAACATGAATACTCGATCCGTATCTTTTTCTATTTGcctattagattagattttggATTGGACAAGTTGCCAACTTGTTGTTTCTTGGTACTTTAACCACTTTTTGTCTGAAATCAGCAAAAAAGTCAAAGAAACATAAATAATCAAATGTTGAATAAAAGGTCACATGTGGACAAACTAGCTTATATACTTCTGTCAACTGTTATCATTCTATtattaaattaagttttaaaaatatgaattaaattgatttattattattcattattttcatcttCCATCTTTGAAGGTTTCCTTGCACCGACGTACTAGATGGTAGTATTAATTCTTTGAATCAGATTGTATTcttttaattgtttaattttatgttaagtcaattttatacatatagatgaaaataaagatttttacatattatatacCTGTAATTCTGTGAACAACTTATAAACACTAAAAATAGAgggatatataatataaaattctaAACTCAAGAAACGTCTTAATATAGAAATTTATAGCAATTGGTGTACCTAAAAGTTTTAACGGGTGATGGGTTGGTTTTATTGGAAAATGACAACTGAATATTTTAATGTAAATGGGCAAATTgatgaaaagttgaaaaca includes the following:
- the LOC122585198 gene encoding protein DOG1-like 3: MSIQPNSAAFMAQAMHTDTPNRETFHKFFECWISEQNSYLEELVSASNYNHNDDDEAVLVPLIERVIRHYEHYYQAKSNWEKRDALSMFKPTWRSKLEDAFLWIGGWRPTLAIHLLYSKSGIQLEAKLGDLVRGLTTGDLGDLDASQMKQIDELQRKTIHNERKLSEKYAKLQESAADKSMVELSNVVSEMSRSENRNHDEQNETEEKVQGTLDSKEDDMEELLHMADDLRLETLKAVIDILKPIQAVYFLIAAAELHLRLHEWGKKRDANATENVSTTSNMDSGVHVFT